From the Bacillus sp. FJAT-22090 genome, the window TAATTCCCCTTCCCTTCTGTTAGATCCTCATTTGGATACCATTGAAAAAATGATTCAAAAGAAACAATCCGCTTTTGTGTATTCACCCCTATGCGAGCATTATCATATTTCTCCAAACGACATAATTCCAGGAGTTGAGTGTCCCTGTTGTGGTGTTATTGGAATGGAGCGTATTTCTACAACCTGGACATGTTTAGCCTGTAATAAAAATAATCGATATACCCACATTTCCGCTGTAGAAGATTATTTTTGGCTAATCAAGAAAGAAATTACTAATAAAGATTTTCGCAAATTTTGTGGAGTTAAATCTATTCACTCTGCTTCTCGGATGCTTAACAGTATGAATTTGCAGGCATGTGGATTAGGTCCTGCAAGATATTTTAAACGGAAAGAAAGTTGATGAGTGATTAATTATTATTGCGCTACATTAGTTGCGTTACTCGCACACTACATTGTTTGGATTACTCGCTATATAACCTTAATTAGTCGCAACATCTACTCGCTTCCTCGCTACATTTTGATGCATTCGCGCAATATCTATGTTTTACGCTACATTGTTTGGATTACTCGCTATATAACCTTAATTAGTCGCAATATCTACTTGTTTTCTCGCTACATTTTGATATATTCACGCAATATTATTGTATAGCGCTACATTGTTTGGATTACTCGCTATATAACCTTAATTAGTCGCAACATCTACTCGCTTCCTCGCTATATTTTGGTCCATATGCGCAATATTTTTGTTATACGCAACATTAGCAACGTAACTCGCAATATATCCACTGTTATACGCAACATTTATTTGCTTACTCGCTACATTCCCATGAATAGGAGCAATATTTTTCACGCAAAGAAAAAACCTCTCACTGAATCGCGAGAGGTTTCCCATTTTTTATTATCGTACTTCGACCCAACCGTTTTTGATGCCGGTTACTACGGCTTGGGTACGGTCGTTTACGTTCATTTTTTGTAGAATGCTGGATACGTGGTTTTTTACGGTTTTTTCAGAGATGAAAAGTGTTTCACCAATTGTACGGTTACTTTGCCCATCTGTTAACAGTTGTAGCACTTCGCATTCACGTTTCGTAAGTAAGTGGAATGGACGGCGAATTTCTGTTTGATGGAAGTTTCCTTTATTTTCACGTTCGCTTAGGCGACGGAATTCGGCAACTAGATTGCGAGTTACTTTCGGATGTAAGTATGAACCGCCTTGTGCTACTACTTTGATAGCAGAGACAATTGCGTTAGCATCCATTTCTTTTAGCATGTAACCAAGAGCACCAGTTTTAAGCGCATGTGTTACATAAGATTCGTCGTCATGGATAGATAGCATGATAACTTTAGCTTCCGGATATTTTTCAAGTAATTCAGCAGTTGCATCAACGCCATTTTTAGTTGGCATATTAATATCCATTAATACAACGTCTGGAATATGTTGTTCATATAAACGAAGAACGTCGCTACCGTCATCTCCTTCTGCAATTACGTCAAAAGAATCTTCAAAATCTAAAATACGCTTTACGCCTTCTCTAAAAAGTTGGTGGTCATCTATTATAATAATTTTTGTCATCGTCATTTCCTCCTATAAAAACACTGTAGTTATTATTCCTCATTTATCGGAATACTAAACAAAATGGATGCTCCCTTTCCTGGAGATGATATTATTTTCATCGTTCCATCGAGTAAATCCACTCGCTCTCGCATACCAATTAATCCAAATGATTTTTCTTTTGCTTCATTTGGATCGAAGCCTTTTCCATTATCTTTGACGATAATATTTATTTTTTGTTTCAACCATTCTACTTTTACCCAAGCCTCTTTAAACTTTCCGTGCTTAATACCGTTAGTTAAGGACTCTTGGATTAGTCGGAAAATGGCTACTTCAAAATTTGGTTGGAGACGTTGTTCTTCTCCATATGATTGAAAATGTATCATACACGTTGGATTGTATTCTTGAATTGTTGATATATACTTTTTAAGCGTAGGAACCAATCCTAAATCATCTAGTGCCATTGGGCGAAGATCATAAATTATTCGACGAACTTCTGAAAGCGCATTTCGAACCATATCTTTCAGTTCATTGATTTCTTTCATCGCTTCGTCTCCGCCACGCTGCTGATATGTAAGATTAATTAAATCTGTTCTAAGTAACACATTCGCAAGCATTTGGGCTGGACCGTCGTGTATTTCACGAGAAAGTCTTTTGCGCTCTTCCTCTTGTGCTTCGATAATTTTCAGGGTGAAATCTTGTTTGATTTTTGCGTTTTCAAGTGCAACTCCCACATCTTTTAAGTCAGAAGTTAAATAATTCATTACTATATTTACTTGATTGACTAGTTGATCCGCACGTTCGATCATTTCCAGTAAGCCCTGTAATCTGCGTTCTAATTCATCTCTTCTAAGACGAAGTTGTCTTTCCTCTGTTCTTTTTATCAGTAGGTTAATTTGAATCTCATTGGCAGTTTCATAAGCATTCCGAATTTGAGGTTCCTCGTACGTTTCAAAGTTTTTAGATACTTCTGCTAGGCGATTTCTAGCTAAACGTGATTTCGATTCTAGTAAATCCCCTTCAATAATAACGGTTTCAATGTTACCTCGAATTATTTCTAATTCAACTTTCATTTCTTCGAAGCTTTGACGACTCTGTTCGCTTATAATGAATATATCCTTTTTTGAATGATCCATTACTTCTACCATTCGATCGAAAATAACATCTAACGATTTTGTATCAAAATTCTTATTCGTCATCTGTTTTTCTCCTTTGTTTTTTGCAAATGAGTCTTCATTCATTACGGGTGACAAACCCTATTATAGCACTAAGTGACTAAAAATAAATTAAAATTAGTTTACAACTATATTTCAAATTACTCAAGGAGGACCCAAAAAACATGAGAAATGATTATCAAACAGTCAAAGGCTATGGGGAAAGTGAGATTATCATCCAAAAATCACGCTTCCTTACCTATGTGAATCGAGCTGAGACTGAGGAGGAAGCGCAAGATTTTATTAATTCTATCAAAGTAAAGCATAAAGATGCTACTCATAACTGTTCTGCTTATATTATTGGGGAACACGATAACATCCAAAAAGCCAATGATGATGGGGAACCTAGTGGAACTGCTGGGGTGCCAATGCTCGAAGTGTTAAAGAAGCAAGGAATTAAGGATACTATCGTAGTTGTTACTCGGTATTTCGGTGGTATTAAACTAGGTGGCGGTGGTCTTATTCGAGCATATGGAAAAGCTACTACAGAGGGAGTTACAGCAGCAAAACTGGTAGAGCGCAAGCTACATCATCTGATGAAAGTATCAATTGACTACAATTGGTTAGGTAAAGTCGAAAATGAAGTGCGAAATTCTGAATATCCTCTAAAAGATATTAACTATGCAGAGTCTGTAGAAGTCCATGTGTATGTAAAAGCAGAGGATGAATCCAATTTCTCTGATTGGATGACTGAAATGACAAATGGACAATGTAAAATAGAAATTGTCGAAAAAGAATTTTTGGAATTTGAAGTAAATTGATTTATACTTTTTACTAAGGGCGGTGGAAATATGAAGAAATTGATTTTTTTACTAATGTTCTTAATTAGTTTAAGTATAGTTCCAATCTCTACTAATGCGGCAAATTGTCCAGGGGTTGTGTATTGGGACGGTGTCGAGCTAAAAACTGGTCAAATAGGCAGAGTCATCATTCAAAAACCTACTACTATTTATAAAAATAATAATGGAGTTTTCGAAGCTTCACGAACAGTAAAAAAGGGAGAAGTTTTTAGAATTTATGCAAATAAAGGATCTTATTATCAACTAGGTGGCGGCCTAGTTATCAAAAACGATGCCTCTATTTTGTATCAAACACCATCTAAAGAAAAATTTAGATTACTTAATTGCAAGCAAACTACTCCTACTTCTATGGTCATTGGTGACAGTATTACTTCTGTAAATTCCAAATTAGGAGGCGCAAAGAAATCGATACCCAATGAATTTGATGCATCAACGTCTATTTATCACAAAAACTATAATAACTTCTATGCAATTAGTTATTTAAACAATAAAATAGCTTCACTTTATACAAAAGACAAAAACTATCAATTTAATGGTATTTCAATAGCTAGTACTGTTAGTCAACTAGAAAGCAAATTAGGAAAAGCATACGAAACAACTGGTAACACTTATCCAATTGAAATTATTACATATGATTTTCCTAAGTATGAAGCCAATTTTTTTATTGATGTGCATAATGACAATAAGATCTCTGCAATCTACTTAATAGATCGCCAGTTAATAAAGCGAAACGCAAATCTCTATCCAAAAAAATCTAGTACACTAGAAAAAAGTTATGAGACACTCTTATACGAAATAACGAATGCTGAAAGAAAGGCAAAAGGCGTTTCAATACTACAATATTCTACCGATATTTCGAATGTTGCTCGTGGCCACAGTGTCGATATGGGTAAACATGATTATTTTAACCATGATAACTTAGATGGGGAATCGCCTTTTGACAGGCTAGCAAATGGTGGAATTCTGTTTAGAAATGCAGGAGAAAATATTGCAATGGGATACACGAACCCATACTTTGCCCATGAAGCATTGATGAATTCATTAGGTCATCGTAAAAATATCGTTAGTACTAACTATACGCAACATGGCGTAGGCGTGTTTTTTGCAGACTGGACGTACGGATCGATACCTTACTATACGGAAAATTTTATAAAACCTTGATAGGA encodes:
- a CDS encoding response regulator, whose amino-acid sequence is MTKIIIIDDHQLFREGVKRILDFEDSFDVIAEGDDGSDVLRLYEQHIPDVVLMDINMPTKNGVDATAELLEKYPEAKVIMLSIHDDESYVTHALKTGALGYMLKEMDANAIVSAIKVVAQGGSYLHPKVTRNLVAEFRRLSERENKGNFHQTEIRRPFHLLTKRECEVLQLLTDGQSNRTIGETLFISEKTVKNHVSSILQKMNVNDRTQAVVTGIKNGWVEVR
- a CDS encoding sensor histidine kinase codes for the protein MTNKNFDTKSLDVIFDRMVEVMDHSKKDIFIISEQSRQSFEEMKVELEIIRGNIETVIIEGDLLESKSRLARNRLAEVSKNFETYEEPQIRNAYETANEIQINLLIKRTEERQLRLRRDELERRLQGLLEMIERADQLVNQVNIVMNYLTSDLKDVGVALENAKIKQDFTLKIIEAQEEERKRLSREIHDGPAQMLANVLLRTDLINLTYQQRGGDEAMKEINELKDMVRNALSEVRRIIYDLRPMALDDLGLVPTLKKYISTIQEYNPTCMIHFQSYGEEQRLQPNFEVAIFRLIQESLTNGIKHGKFKEAWVKVEWLKQKINIIVKDNGKGFDPNEAKEKSFGLIGMRERVDLLDGTMKIISSPGKGASILFSIPINEE
- a CDS encoding YigZ family protein, whose amino-acid sequence is MRNDYQTVKGYGESEIIIQKSRFLTYVNRAETEEEAQDFINSIKVKHKDATHNCSAYIIGEHDNIQKANDDGEPSGTAGVPMLEVLKKQGIKDTIVVVTRYFGGIKLGGGGLIRAYGKATTEGVTAAKLVERKLHHLMKVSIDYNWLGKVENEVRNSEYPLKDINYAESVEVHVYVKAEDESNFSDWMTEMTNGQCKIEIVEKEFLEFEVN
- a CDS encoding CAP domain-containing protein, encoding MKKLIFLLMFLISLSIVPISTNAANCPGVVYWDGVELKTGQIGRVIIQKPTTIYKNNNGVFEASRTVKKGEVFRIYANKGSYYQLGGGLVIKNDASILYQTPSKEKFRLLNCKQTTPTSMVIGDSITSVNSKLGGAKKSIPNEFDASTSIYHKNYNNFYAISYLNNKIASLYTKDKNYQFNGISIASTVSQLESKLGKAYETTGNTYPIEIITYDFPKYEANFFIDVHNDNKISAIYLIDRQLIKRNANLYPKKSSTLEKSYETLLYEITNAERKAKGVSILQYSTDISNVARGHSVDMGKHDYFNHDNLDGESPFDRLANGGILFRNAGENIAMGYTNPYFAHEALMNSLGHRKNIVSTNYTQHGVGVFFADWTYGSIPYYTENFIKP